In Pelosinus sp. UFO1, one genomic interval encodes:
- a CDS encoding VOC family protein, with translation MNFKFAHNNLNVLDLKKSMEFYEKALGLVETARREKENFTLVFLGDNQTPHKLELTWLKDRTTSYNLGDNEIHLAFITDDMEKAHALHKEMDCICYENKAMGIYFIQDPDGYWLEIVPQR, from the coding sequence ATGAATTTTAAATTTGCTCATAACAATCTAAATGTTTTAGATTTGAAAAAAAGCATGGAGTTTTACGAAAAAGCTCTGGGACTTGTAGAAACAGCAAGACGGGAAAAGGAAAATTTCACTCTCGTTTTTTTGGGTGATAACCAAACACCACATAAGCTAGAATTAACTTGGTTGAAAGATCGAACCACTTCCTATAACCTAGGGGACAATGAAATCCATCTTGCCTTTATTACCGATGATATGGAAAAAGCTCATGCTTTACATAAAGAAATGGATTGTATTTGCTATGAAAATAAGGCAATGGGTATTTATTTTATCCAAGATCCAGATGGATACTGGCTAGAAATCGTGCCCCAAAGATAA
- a CDS encoding HD-GYP domain-containing protein: MIKAKTKELKPGDIIAEHILNPEGQVLLAAGTTLSEKTISLLALWGVREIRLREEKDTDDDLRLSLQFDEIIAKNSQLFDKIKTIAETEPTEITSIFNEKSSQQYGDISHKFSKILLDLKESKDITSLTVIANIICKYATTTTGVLAYTLQREITAARHENLINHSMSVAIISAKIAKLLGYSEDATHTIVLGALIHDIGKIQLPDNIFSKEDCKSLEEQSLYQGHVQAGYDLVKSLGLPREATLILLHHHEYQDGSGFPLHLTAAKIHPYAQIVGYANLFDSLLHEKDTTPNFFAIRTKLTQEGATKFDTAIIDIFDHYLESFDFNLNVELNDGRKAEIIYNHPFFMSLVVRTDNGQFIDLSKNKDVFIAKLTL, encoded by the coding sequence ATGATTAAAGCCAAAACAAAAGAGCTAAAACCCGGCGATATAATCGCAGAACACATTTTAAACCCTGAAGGACAAGTTCTACTAGCGGCAGGCACTACTCTCTCTGAGAAAACAATTTCATTGTTAGCATTATGGGGAGTGCGAGAAATTCGGTTGCGAGAAGAAAAAGACACAGATGATGATTTACGCTTATCTCTACAATTCGATGAAATCATCGCAAAGAACAGCCAACTCTTTGACAAAATAAAAACAATCGCAGAAACGGAACCAACTGAAATAACCTCTATTTTTAATGAGAAATCCTCACAACAATACGGTGATATTAGCCACAAATTCTCAAAGATCCTATTAGACCTTAAGGAATCGAAAGACATTACCTCATTGACAGTAATCGCCAACATTATCTGCAAATATGCGACAACAACAACAGGCGTACTTGCCTATACCTTGCAGCGGGAAATTACTGCTGCCCGACATGAAAACTTAATCAATCATAGTATGTCTGTCGCAATTATTTCTGCAAAGATAGCTAAATTGTTAGGTTATTCAGAGGATGCCACCCATACCATTGTGTTAGGTGCATTAATCCACGATATAGGTAAAATACAATTACCGGACAATATCTTCAGTAAAGAGGATTGCAAATCTTTAGAAGAGCAATCCCTTTACCAAGGACATGTACAAGCTGGCTACGATTTAGTAAAAAGTCTAGGCCTCCCGCGAGAAGCAACTCTCATCTTGTTACATCATCATGAATACCAAGATGGTAGTGGTTTTCCGCTACACCTGACTGCCGCCAAAATTCATCCTTATGCACAAATTGTTGGGTATGCAAATCTTTTTGATTCTTTACTCCATGAAAAAGATACAACTCCTAACTTTTTTGCAATTCGCACCAAGTTAACACAAGAAGGTGCAACAAAATTCGATACAGCTATCATTGATATTTTTGATCATTATTTGGAAAGCTTTGATTTTAATTTAAATGTAGAACTAAACGATGGACGCAAGGCAGAAATCATTTATAATCATCCTTTCTTTATGTCTCTTGTCGTTCGTACAGATAATGGTCAATTTATTGATTTAAGCAAAAATAAAGATGTATTTATTGCAAAGTTAACTTTATAA